A genomic segment from Ciconia boyciana chromosome 5, ASM3463844v1, whole genome shotgun sequence encodes:
- the HAND2 gene encoding heart- and neural crest derivatives-expressed protein 2, producing MSLVGGFPHHPVVHHEGYPFAAAAAAAAAAATRCGHEENPYFHGWLISSHPEMSPPDYSMALSYSPEYANGAPGMDHSHYGGVPPGNGPPGLGGPRPVKRRGTANRKERRRTQSINSAFAELRECIPNVPADTKLSKIKTLRLATSYIAYLMDLLAKDDQNGEAEAFKAEIKKTDVKEEKRKKELNEILKSTVSSNDKKTKGRTGWPQHVWALELKQ from the exons ATGAGTCTAGTGGGCGGCTTCCCCCACCACCCGGTGGTGCACCATGAGGGCTACCCtttcgccgccgccgccgctgccgccgccgccgccgccacccgcTGCGGCCACGAGGAGAACCCCTACTTCCACGGCTGGCTCATCAGCAGCCACCCGGAGATGTCCCCCCCCGACTACAGCATGGCTCTGTCCTACAGCCCCGAGTACGCCAACGGGGCGCCGGGCATGGACCACTCCCATTACGGGGGGGTGCCGCCCGGGAACGGCCCGCCCGGGCTCGGGGGGCCCCGGCCGGTGAAGCGCAGGGGCACGGCGAACCGCAAGGAGCGGCGCAGGACTCAGAGCATCAACAGCGCCTTCGCGGAGCTGCGGGAGTGCATCCCCAACGTGCCCGCCGACACCAAGCTCTCCAAGATCAAAACCCTCCGCCTGGCCACCAGCTACATCGCCTACCTCATGGACCTGCTGGCGAAGGATGACCAGAACGGGGAGGCGGAGGCCTTCAAGGCAGAGATCAAGAAGACAGACgtgaaggaggagaagaggaagaaagagctg AACGAAATCTTGAAAAGCACAGTTAGCAGCAACGATAAGAAAACCAAAGGGAGGACTGGCTGGCCGCAGCATGTCTGGGCTTTGGAGCTCAAGCAGTGA